The following proteins come from a genomic window of Methanosarcina sp. MTP4:
- a CDS encoding PaaI family thioesterase, with the protein MENLKQFFKKDNFAAHSGIELLEVSPGYAKTRMEIEEKHLNALRAVQGGAIFTLADLAFAAASNAYGNAAVGINANISYVKAGTKGTLTAEAKETSINPKLATCTVNVTDDEGDLVAIFQGMVYRKKVPLELSD; encoded by the coding sequence ATGGAAAATCTAAAACAATTTTTTAAAAAAGATAATTTTGCCGCACATTCGGGAATAGAACTGCTGGAAGTTTCCCCCGGATATGCAAAAACCAGGATGGAAATCGAGGAAAAGCACCTTAATGCTTTAAGAGCCGTACAGGGAGGGGCAATATTCACCCTTGCCGACCTTGCTTTTGCCGCAGCCTCAAACGCATACGGGAATGCTGCAGTCGGAATCAATGCAAATATCTCCTATGTAAAAGCCGGAACAAAGGGAACTCTCACAGCCGAGGCGAAGGAGACATCGATAAACCCCAAACTCGCCACCTGCACCGTAAACGTCACCGATGATGAAGGGGACCTTGTGGCTATATTCCAGGGAATGGTTTACAGGAAAAAAGTTCCGCTTGAGCTTTCGGATTAA
- a CDS encoding diaminopimelate decarboxylase, whose amino-acid sequence MVSKALPFTKEEMQKIIEKYPTPFHIYDEKAIRENARKMKKAFRDVPGFKEFFAVKALPNPYILKILKEEGFGADCSSLPELILAEKAGMTGDDIMFSSNDTPAEEFVKAKEMGGYINLDDISHIPYLEAHAGLPEIVCFRYNPGPLKEGNAIIGKPEEAKYGFTREQLFEGYRTLRDKGVKRFGMHTMVASNELDPKYFVETARILFELIVEISKELGIQFEFVNLGGGIGIPYRPDQEPVSFDVIAKGAKEAYDATITANGLAPLKIYIECGRVITGPYGYLISQVRHLKSTYKDYVGMDSCMANLMRPGLYGAYHHISVLGKENEPPVHKYDVTGSLCENNDKFAIDRILPEIEIGDILAIHDAGAHGHAMGFNYNGKLRSAELLLREDGSVVQIRRAETIEDYFATLDFEGLKDFR is encoded by the coding sequence ATGGTTTCAAAGGCCCTGCCGTTCACTAAAGAAGAGATGCAAAAAATTATTGAAAAATACCCGACCCCTTTCCACATTTACGATGAAAAGGCCATTCGGGAAAACGCCCGGAAGATGAAGAAAGCTTTCAGGGACGTCCCCGGCTTCAAGGAATTCTTTGCCGTAAAGGCCCTTCCAAATCCCTATATCCTGAAAATCCTCAAGGAAGAAGGCTTCGGGGCGGACTGCAGTTCCCTACCCGAGCTGATTTTGGCGGAAAAGGCGGGAATGACAGGGGACGACATCATGTTCAGTTCCAACGACACCCCTGCCGAGGAGTTCGTAAAGGCAAAAGAAATGGGCGGCTACATTAACCTGGACGACATCAGCCACATCCCCTACCTGGAAGCACACGCCGGGCTCCCGGAAATCGTCTGCTTCAGGTACAACCCCGGCCCCCTGAAGGAAGGAAACGCCATCATCGGAAAACCCGAAGAAGCCAAGTACGGTTTTACCCGGGAACAGCTCTTCGAAGGGTACAGGACCCTCAGGGACAAGGGCGTAAAACGCTTCGGGATGCACACAATGGTCGCCTCGAACGAGCTTGACCCCAAATACTTCGTGGAAACCGCCAGGATCCTCTTCGAGCTCATCGTGGAAATCTCAAAGGAACTCGGAATCCAGTTCGAGTTCGTAAACCTCGGCGGCGGGATCGGCATCCCCTACAGGCCCGACCAGGAACCGGTCTCCTTCGATGTCATTGCAAAAGGCGCAAAAGAAGCCTACGACGCCACAATCACCGCAAACGGGCTCGCTCCTCTCAAGATCTATATCGAATGCGGGAGGGTCATAACAGGACCCTACGGCTACCTCATCTCCCAGGTCAGGCACCTCAAAAGCACCTACAAGGACTACGTAGGGATGGACTCCTGCATGGCAAACCTCATGCGCCCGGGACTCTACGGAGCATACCACCATATAAGCGTGCTCGGGAAAGAAAACGAACCCCCTGTCCACAAATATGACGTAACCGGTTCCCTTTGCGAAAACAACGACAAGTTTGCAATCGACCGGATACTCCCGGAAATCGAAATAGGCGACATCCTGGCAATCCACGACGCCGGCGCCCACGGGCATGCCATGGGTTTCAACTACAACGGAAAACTCCGCTCAGCCGAACTCCTCCTCAGGGAAGATGGAAGCGTCGTGCAGATCCGGAGAGCCGAGACCATCGAGGACTACTTTGCAACCCTGGATTTTGAAGGATTGAAGGATTTCAGGTGA
- a CDS encoding DUF6923 family protein: MITSRKIIFFLAMVALLAMMPGAASAQEPFTCDGKAFVVQDQLANLYNVTLTDGSATLTQILPTATIEYNNLGYRSTDGLLYAAQLQGTGYGDGIVQIIRIDANGNIEGLGLPPGLPTGVQTRFDAGDISADGNTMYITFGARSDDPQTTLGYNLNLYKLDLGSWAGPPNPLPPVTIVSITGDNAWVNDWAYNPNDGLLYGGDQWGTSLNSNSQLSVLNPATGVRTDYDVGFGPTTAFGAAWYDSVRGTIFLYQNTGTIYEIDVSDLGGAGPSILNSWSAPVSTRNDGTFCAGLPAAPEIDIEKSTNGEDADAPPGPTITAGETVTWEYVVNNTGNVPLINVTVTDDQGVTPVYQSGDDGDNILQPGEIWIYNATGTAISGPYANNGTVTQLSKKRDFPLDFPQKSIARERVQKMRL; encoded by the coding sequence ATGATTACATCCAGAAAAATAATCTTTTTCTTAGCCATGGTAGCCCTTCTAGCTATGATGCCCGGGGCTGCTTCGGCACAGGAGCCATTCACCTGCGACGGCAAGGCATTCGTCGTCCAGGACCAACTAGCAAATCTCTACAATGTCACCCTGACGGACGGGTCGGCTACACTAACCCAGATCCTTCCCACCGCCACAATCGAATACAACAACCTTGGGTATCGGTCGACAGACGGACTGCTCTACGCCGCCCAGCTCCAGGGAACCGGGTATGGTGACGGGATTGTCCAGATTATTCGGATAGATGCCAACGGCAACATCGAAGGTCTCGGACTTCCACCGGGCCTGCCGACGGGAGTACAAACACGGTTCGACGCAGGGGACATCTCAGCCGACGGCAACACCATGTACATCACATTCGGCGCGAGAAGTGATGATCCACAGACTACACTCGGATACAACCTGAACCTCTACAAGCTCGATCTGGGAAGCTGGGCAGGGCCACCAAACCCGCTGCCCCCCGTGACCATTGTCTCCATCACCGGGGACAATGCCTGGGTCAACGACTGGGCCTACAACCCGAATGACGGGCTGCTCTACGGCGGCGACCAGTGGGGGACAAGTCTCAATTCCAACAGCCAGCTCTCGGTACTAAACCCTGCAACTGGCGTTCGAACCGACTATGATGTCGGTTTTGGCCCTACCACTGCATTTGGTGCAGCCTGGTATGACTCCGTACGGGGGACCATCTTCCTGTATCAGAATACAGGCACAATCTACGAAATCGACGTGAGTGATCTGGGAGGTGCGGGTCCATCGATTCTCAACTCCTGGTCAGCACCCGTTTCCACCCGTAATGACGGTACTTTCTGTGCAGGATTACCAGCAGCACCGGAAATTGATATCGAAAAGTCAACAAACGGGGAAGATGCAGATGCACCACCGGGACCGACAATTACGGCTGGAGAAACAGTCACATGGGAATATGTGGTGAACAACACAGGAAACGTGCCACTGATAAACGTTACAGTGACTGATGACCAGGGAGTAACTCCGGTTTACCAGTCAGGGGACGACGGAGACAATATACTACAGCCAGGCGAGATATGGATATACAACGCAACAGGAACCGCAATATCGGGACCGTACGCAAACAACGGGACTGTAACTCAGCTTTCAAAGAAACGCGATTTTCCCCTTGATTTTCCACAAAAATCAATAGCAAGAGAACGTGTTCAAAAAATGCGTTTGTAG
- a CDS encoding IS1634 family transposase, protein MVFLKQKLINGKSYWYIVKTGRVNGKVKTIFQVYLGNAEKILEMKNLCESLPYIKLRSFEYGKVAALLHVNEEFGFVDIVNSHTEKKSIDGLSVGEYLLLDIIGKSHGVLSENGIEEWFNKSTLAFMWNFPHRLSCQNFLNQMSYIDSDTMKKIEDDLCQVLVKKGLTPSVLFVDESNWFTYATNHDEKSELLHKGYNKKHRKDKNQVSVALAANDYNIPFIHETYPGNVHDSEEFSGLIDKIITRLSELNICSEDLVLVFDKGNNSKDNIEKVTSKMNFVGAVKANQAEELLDIPLSKFKHLYETSKDNKIYGFRTTHQFYGTEFTTVITYNEGTYKLQKRTYESNKSKIIENLEDLQKRLESNRGKARNRSSVEKEVADIIIKKYRTEVKYEITDVPEGKKKPQLKFWIDEENENKCEKSFGKNLLFTDKHQWHTKKIVQTYNNKGAIEDDFKLLNDHLLVPVGPVYHHKDENIRVHVFLSIIGLLFYRYLAWETKRYGLSMRKLIENLSEIRLAVVQEKKSNESKIIMEEMSTKQASLFSFLNLGKYLPSQ, encoded by the coding sequence ATGGTTTTTTTAAAACAGAAATTAATCAACGGTAAATCATACTGGTATATTGTTAAAACTGGTAGAGTTAATGGAAAAGTGAAAACTATTTTTCAGGTCTATCTGGGCAACGCAGAAAAGATACTTGAGATGAAAAACCTGTGTGAATCATTGCCCTATATTAAACTTAGATCCTTTGAATACGGCAAAGTTGCCGCACTTCTTCATGTGAATGAAGAATTTGGATTTGTTGATATCGTAAACAGTCACACTGAAAAAAAGTCAATAGATGGTTTGAGTGTAGGGGAATATCTTTTACTTGATATTATAGGAAAAAGTCATGGAGTTCTAAGTGAAAACGGTATCGAAGAATGGTTCAATAAATCCACCTTAGCTTTTATGTGGAACTTTCCACACAGATTAAGTTGTCAGAATTTCTTGAATCAAATGAGCTACATCGATTCTGACACAATGAAAAAAATCGAGGACGATCTGTGCCAAGTTCTTGTAAAAAAGGGGTTGACTCCCTCTGTACTATTTGTGGATGAATCAAACTGGTTTACCTATGCTACCAATCATGATGAAAAAAGTGAACTTCTTCATAAAGGGTATAACAAAAAGCATCGTAAAGACAAAAATCAGGTGTCTGTAGCACTGGCTGCAAATGATTATAACATCCCTTTTATTCACGAAACATATCCTGGAAATGTTCATGATTCAGAGGAATTTTCAGGCCTAATAGACAAAATAATAACTCGTCTGTCTGAGTTGAATATTTGTTCGGAAGACCTTGTTCTTGTTTTTGATAAAGGAAACAACTCTAAGGACAACATTGAGAAGGTAACTTCAAAGATGAATTTTGTAGGGGCTGTAAAAGCAAATCAGGCCGAAGAGCTGCTTGATATTCCCCTCTCCAAATTTAAACATTTATATGAGACTTCAAAAGACAATAAAATTTATGGATTTCGGACAACGCACCAGTTTTACGGGACCGAGTTTACAACCGTGATAACCTACAACGAAGGAACTTACAAACTTCAAAAAAGAACTTATGAATCAAATAAATCAAAAATAATTGAGAATTTGGAGGATCTACAGAAGAGACTGGAAAGCAACAGAGGAAAAGCAAGAAACAGAAGCAGCGTGGAAAAAGAGGTTGCTGACATAATTATCAAAAAGTACAGGACTGAAGTGAAATATGAAATAACTGATGTTCCGGAAGGTAAGAAAAAGCCCCAGTTAAAGTTCTGGATTGATGAGGAAAATGAAAACAAGTGTGAAAAATCATTTGGAAAAAATCTACTGTTTACAGATAAACATCAGTGGCATACCAAAAAAATTGTGCAGACATACAACAACAAAGGCGCTATAGAGGATGATTTTAAGCTATTGAACGATCACTTGCTTGTCCCTGTAGGACCTGTTTATCACCATAAAGACGAAAATATTAGAGTTCATGTGTTTCTGTCCATAATTGGCTTACTTTTCTACAGATATTTAGCCTGGGAAACCAAAAGATATGGATTATCTATGAGGAAACTCATTGAAAATTTGTCGGAAATAAGGCTGGCGGTTGTCCAGGAAAAAAAATCAAATGAAAGTAAAATAATTATGGAGGAGATGAGCACAAAGCAAGCATCATTATTCTCTTTCTTGAACCTGGGAAAATACCTGCCATCTCAATAA
- a CDS encoding ferredoxin domain-containing protein: MKLNPELESLDTLAKIILTAARTAPKGKGIDDIVTCLLDPEEKAELAGKMEELSKIKSLKFLLRDARNVRGADAIVLIGLKASGVSSLDCGACGFATCKEMLAHEKVQKEFLGPQCMIKYLDLGIAVGSAAAKAKDLCIDNRVLYSAGAAACYFKMIDADVAMGLPLSVKGKNIFFDRPSTR, encoded by the coding sequence ATGAAGCTAAATCCCGAACTTGAATCCCTGGATACCCTTGCAAAAATCATCCTCACCGCCGCCCGCACCGCCCCGAAAGGCAAGGGCATAGACGACATCGTGACCTGCCTCCTTGACCCTGAAGAAAAAGCCGAACTCGCAGGCAAGATGGAAGAGCTGAGCAAAATCAAAAGCCTCAAATTCCTGCTCCGGGACGCCCGGAACGTAAGGGGTGCAGATGCCATTGTCCTGATCGGCCTGAAGGCTTCGGGAGTGAGCAGCCTGGACTGCGGAGCCTGCGGCTTTGCGACCTGCAAAGAGATGCTCGCGCATGAAAAGGTTCAGAAGGAATTTCTCGGGCCCCAGTGCATGATCAAGTACCTGGACCTCGGGATTGCCGTGGGCTCGGCCGCAGCGAAGGCAAAGGACCTCTGCATCGATAACCGTGTGCTGTATTCTGCCGGGGCTGCAGCCTGCTATTTTAAAATGATAGATGCGGATGTTGCAATGGGGCTTCCGCTGAGTGTGAAAGGAAAGAACATTTTCTTTGACAGGCCTTCCACAAGATAA
- a CDS encoding winged helix-turn-helix domain-containing protein, giving the protein MDTEENARKKEEWIERMKREGKLTRNPTEDHKFGLKTLQNNTRRNILITLGSGKKSYEEIKEEFNLNSSMANFHLSMLEDALYIEKEEKEGTAYYSPTPRGEGFLENVEMKK; this is encoded by the coding sequence ATGGACACGGAAGAAAACGCCAGGAAAAAAGAAGAATGGATCGAAAGGATGAAGCGGGAAGGAAAGTTAACGCGAAACCCCACTGAAGACCACAAATTCGGGTTAAAGACTCTCCAGAATAACACCCGTAGAAACATCCTGATCACCCTTGGGAGCGGCAAGAAGTCTTATGAAGAAATAAAAGAGGAATTCAACCTGAACAGTTCCATGGCCAATTTCCACCTCAGCATGCTCGAAGATGCCCTTTACATCGAAAAGGAAGAAAAGGAAGGGACGGCATACTATTCCCCGACACCGAGGGGAGAAGGGTTCCTGGAAAACGTTGAGATGAAGAAGTAA
- a CDS encoding ATP-binding protein, translated as MDARILRELIREQKVDFESPGPEGLVERLVERDVLEKVSGLLKLPHVLVISGMRRSGKSTLLKEIRNNFFRDEQVYYLNFEDERLIGFSAGDFNLLYETFIELFGKHRIFFFDEIQNIEGWEHFVRRMYDRGFKFVITGSNSSLLSRELGSKLTGRYVGVELFPFSFGEFLKFRNIPVPEKPLTEERGLIRGAFNEYLEKGGIPEYLRFENSELLKTLYDNILYRDILVRYGLGEEKAFRELALYLFSNYTSEINYSKLQKLLGLGSANTVKNYVGYLENSYMVFTIPRYDYSLKKQIYSPKKVYVIDSAFINLVSFKFSRDRGKLLENLVFLELKRRYREVYFHKGKQECDFIVTENKQPVEAIQVSVSLDDNREREYGGLLEALEAYDLDSGLILTESDEFEEVSRGKTIVVKPIWKWLLELF; from the coding sequence ATGGACGCAAGGATATTGAGAGAACTTATACGTGAGCAAAAGGTGGATTTTGAATCCCCGGGACCTGAAGGACTTGTGGAAAGGCTTGTAGAAAGGGACGTCCTTGAAAAGGTTTCGGGACTTTTAAAACTCCCTCATGTTCTGGTTATCTCTGGTATGAGGCGTTCCGGAAAGAGTACTCTTCTAAAGGAGATCCGTAATAATTTTTTTAGGGATGAACAGGTCTACTACCTTAATTTTGAGGATGAGCGCCTTATAGGTTTCAGCGCAGGGGACTTTAATCTTCTTTATGAGACATTTATCGAACTTTTCGGGAAACACCGGATCTTTTTCTTTGATGAAATCCAGAATATTGAGGGCTGGGAACACTTTGTCAGAAGGATGTATGACAGGGGCTTCAAGTTTGTTATTACGGGTTCCAATTCCTCCCTGTTAAGCCGGGAGCTCGGGAGCAAATTGACCGGGCGTTACGTCGGAGTGGAACTTTTTCCCTTTTCATTCGGGGAATTCCTGAAATTCAGAAATATTCCTGTGCCTGAAAAGCCATTAACCGAAGAGAGGGGTTTGATAAGGGGTGCTTTCAATGAATACCTGGAAAAAGGAGGCATCCCTGAGTACCTTCGTTTTGAAAATTCCGAACTCCTGAAGACCCTTTATGACAACATCCTGTACAGGGACATTCTGGTCCGCTACGGGCTCGGTGAAGAAAAGGCTTTCAGGGAACTTGCTCTTTACCTTTTCTCCAACTATACTTCCGAGATCAACTACAGTAAACTCCAAAAACTTCTGGGCCTTGGCAGTGCGAACACGGTCAAAAACTACGTTGGCTATCTGGAAAACTCCTACATGGTCTTCACGATACCCAGGTATGATTATTCCCTGAAAAAGCAGATATATTCTCCCAAAAAAGTATACGTAATCGATTCGGCTTTTATAAACCTAGTATCCTTCAAGTTTTCCCGGGACAGGGGAAAATTGCTGGAAAACCTGGTATTTCTGGAACTCAAAAGGAGATACCGGGAGGTCTATTTTCATAAGGGTAAGCAGGAATGTGATTTCATTGTTACCGAAAATAAGCAGCCTGTGGAAGCCATCCAGGTAAGCGTTTCTCTGGATGATAACAGGGAACGGGAATACGGTGGACTCCTTGAAGCTCTGGAAGCTTATGACCTGGATTCCGGTCTGATCCTGACTGAAAGTGATGAATTTGAAGAGGTTTCCCGGGGCAAAACTATTGTGGTGAAACCAATCTGGAAATGGCTTCTGGAATTATTTTAA
- the pscS gene encoding O-phospho-L-seryl-tRNA:Cys-tRNA synthase: MTLDDSYLQKFGFIKRDTLGRINIDPLQTGGLLTEAAKQALMEWGDGYSVCDYCGGVLDLVKKPPIQEFVHGALPEFLGCDEARVTNGARESKFAVMHSMGKPGDWLVLDGLAHYSSYVAAERTGMNIKAVPHSGSPEYCLDPEAYGIAIEEVIRDSGKPPVLALITYPDGSYGNVPDARKIASICHDYDVPLLLNGAYAVGRMPVNGKEIGADFVVGSGHKSMAASGPVGVLGVREEYAPTVFRKSVHNKAKEIELLGCTARGATIMTMIASFPEVVKRVRNWDQEVENARWFSSRLQEMGFIQRGQNPHSHDLMFFEAPGFYEISQKVKKGRYFLYKELKSRKIHGIKSGLTRYFKLSTFGVGREKLGVVVDSFEEILKKYEDV; encoded by the coding sequence ATGACACTTGACGATTCATATCTTCAGAAATTCGGTTTTATTAAAAGAGATACCCTGGGAAGAATTAACATTGACCCTCTCCAGACCGGAGGGCTACTTACCGAAGCTGCCAAACAGGCTCTCATGGAATGGGGGGACGGGTATTCGGTCTGTGACTATTGCGGCGGGGTGCTTGACCTTGTTAAAAAGCCTCCTATCCAGGAATTCGTGCATGGCGCCCTTCCTGAATTCCTGGGCTGCGACGAAGCCAGGGTTACGAACGGAGCCAGGGAGTCCAAGTTTGCAGTCATGCATTCCATGGGAAAACCCGGGGACTGGCTTGTCCTTGACGGGCTTGCCCACTACTCGTCTTATGTTGCAGCCGAGAGGACAGGCATGAATATCAAAGCTGTCCCCCACTCAGGAAGCCCCGAATACTGCCTGGACCCCGAAGCTTACGGGATAGCGATCGAAGAAGTAATAAGGGATAGCGGAAAGCCCCCTGTCCTTGCTCTTATCACCTACCCTGACGGGAGTTACGGAAACGTTCCTGATGCAAGAAAGATCGCATCCATCTGCCATGACTACGATGTCCCCTTGCTCCTGAACGGGGCTTATGCCGTGGGAAGGATGCCTGTAAACGGAAAAGAAATCGGGGCGGACTTTGTCGTGGGCAGCGGGCACAAGTCCATGGCTGCTTCCGGGCCTGTCGGAGTTCTCGGAGTCCGCGAAGAGTATGCTCCCACCGTCTTCAGAAAATCCGTGCACAATAAAGCCAAGGAAATAGAACTCCTCGGCTGCACGGCCAGGGGTGCCACCATCATGACTATGATCGCTTCTTTCCCCGAAGTCGTAAAACGCGTCCGGAACTGGGACCAGGAAGTTGAAAACGCCCGCTGGTTTTCATCAAGGCTTCAGGAAATGGGCTTTATCCAGCGCGGGCAAAACCCCCATTCCCACGACCTTATGTTCTTCGAAGCGCCCGGTTTCTATGAGATCTCCCAGAAAGTCAAAAAGGGCAGGTACTTCCTCTACAAGGAACTCAAGAGCCGGAAAATCCACGGCATCAAGTCCGGACTCACCAGGTACTTCAAGCTCAGCACCTTCGGGGTTGGCAGGGAAAAGCTCGGTGTTGTTGTTGATTCCTTTGAGGAGATCCTCAAGAAATACGAGGACGTTTGA
- a CDS encoding DNA-directed RNA polymerase subunit L has translation MELNILSKTDKELEVEFKGETHTLLNMLRANLVADERVEIVYYDMKHVSISDPILFIKTDGTDPIQVLRDAASTLVSECEEFTEVFSKAVNA, from the coding sequence ATGGAACTGAACATTCTTTCCAAAACAGATAAAGAGCTGGAAGTCGAATTCAAAGGTGAGACTCACACCCTCCTCAATATGCTTAGAGCAAACCTTGTTGCGGATGAAAGGGTTGAGATCGTCTATTACGACATGAAGCACGTGAGCATCAGCGACCCCATTCTCTTCATTAAGACCGACGGTACGGATCCGATCCAGGTTTTAAGGGATGCAGCCTCAACCCTGGTCTCGGAGTGTGAAGAGTTTACCGAAGTCTTCAGCAAGGCCGTAAACGCTTGA
- a CDS encoding exosome complex RNA-binding protein Csl4, translated as MRGKRDVRPSPRFPEEPKVREEDLEKGAFVLPGELVGTTEEFRAGEGTTVITGDIYSSATGYVYIDRKSRIVTVRPSTNTPNIMKVGDIIFGKITDVRESGAMVEFAGIEGKADRKIVNATRLGDIHVSNVRDSYVKRLANEFRPLDIVRARVIDLDRLRLTTAENSLGVMKAYCSNCKGELVLDKDRKKLKCPVCDRTETRKLAVDYGKGIK; from the coding sequence ATGAGAGGAAAGAGGGATGTGAGGCCTTCTCCAAGGTTTCCGGAAGAACCCAAAGTAAGGGAAGAGGATCTTGAAAAGGGGGCTTTTGTCTTACCCGGGGAACTTGTCGGGACTACCGAGGAATTCAGGGCAGGAGAAGGTACAACCGTAATTACGGGTGACATCTATTCCAGCGCTACCGGGTACGTATACATTGACAGAAAATCCCGGATTGTCACTGTCCGGCCTTCCACAAACACCCCTAACATAATGAAGGTAGGGGACATCATTTTCGGGAAGATTACGGATGTCCGGGAATCCGGGGCAATGGTTGAGTTTGCAGGGATTGAAGGCAAAGCCGACAGGAAAATTGTTAATGCGACAAGACTTGGAGATATCCATGTTTCTAACGTGCGTGACTCCTATGTCAAGAGGCTTGCTAACGAGTTCAGGCCCCTGGATATCGTTCGGGCCAGGGTTATTGACCTCGATAGACTTCGCCTCACAACAGCCGAGAACTCCCTGGGTGTCATGAAAGCCTACTGCTCAAACTGCAAAGGGGAACTCGTACTAGACAAAGACAGGAAAAAGCTTAAATGCCCCGTCTGCGATAGAACTGAAACCCGTAAACTTGCGGTTGACTACGGGAAGGGAATTAAATAA
- a CDS encoding METTL5 family protein → MKQRKLEMLLEEIEGFAKPELELEQYPTPALLAAEILHFAYMQGDLATSVQDLGCGTGILAIGAKLLGTEKTVGYDLDPKAIELAKNNAEKLKVEVEFVCSDVSEVTEHVKTTLMNPPFGARVKGKDRPFLSAALRTSEVIYSIHNRGSFAFIQKFIKPAVITHSYVAKFPIKRTFDFHKKEREIIEVEIYRIAVP, encoded by the coding sequence ATGAAACAGAGAAAACTTGAAATGCTGCTGGAGGAAATCGAGGGCTTTGCAAAGCCCGAACTCGAGCTTGAGCAGTATCCGACTCCTGCTCTCCTGGCTGCGGAAATCCTGCATTTTGCTTATATGCAGGGGGACCTTGCAACTTCGGTTCAGGACCTGGGCTGCGGGACCGGAATCCTGGCAATAGGGGCAAAGCTCCTGGGAACGGAAAAGACCGTGGGATATGATCTGGACCCAAAAGCTATTGAGCTTGCAAAAAATAATGCTGAAAAGTTAAAAGTAGAGGTCGAATTTGTCTGTTCGGACGTTTCGGAAGTGACCGAACATGTCAAAACAACGCTTATGAACCCTCCTTTCGGGGCCAGGGTCAAAGGCAAGGACAGGCCCTTTCTTTCGGCAGCGTTAAGAACTAGCGAGGTTATATACTCAATCCACAACCGCGGAAGTTTTGCTTTTATCCAAAAGTTCATTAAGCCTGCGGTCATTACACATTCTTACGTTGCAAAGTTTCCCATCAAACGGACTTTTGATTTCCACAAAAAAGAGCGAGAAATTATCGAAGTGGAGATTTACAGGATTGCTGTTCCATAA
- the dph2 gene encoding diphthamide biosynthesis enzyme Dph2 produces MSVAISEAFDFRLDYLIDVIRDTGAKVVGFQFPEGLKRKGPELARLVEEATGAEILISGDPCFGACDLDLILLGYVDLLFHFGHAELEDTKLSEKVYFIEARSAVDVLPVVEKALLELRGQRIGLISTVQHVHKLPEVCKVLEARGKTCVLERGDSRLAYPGQVLGCNFSTARAEACDEYLYIGSGDFHPLGVALSTKKRVLAADPFSGEVREVDPSRVLRQRSAVIAKSLDAKVFGIIVSSKNGQARMDLATSLKKLAKKHGKEAHLILIDLVTPDQMLQFKVGAFINTACPRLAVDEVGRFPAPMLTPQEFEIVLGVREWEDLVLDEITEEPLQLK; encoded by the coding sequence ATGTCTGTTGCGATAAGTGAAGCTTTTGATTTCAGGCTTGATTATCTCATCGATGTGATCCGGGACACGGGCGCAAAAGTCGTTGGCTTCCAGTTCCCCGAAGGGCTCAAGCGCAAAGGTCCGGAACTTGCAAGGCTGGTCGAAGAGGCCACAGGTGCGGAAATTCTCATTTCAGGAGACCCCTGTTTCGGGGCTTGCGACCTGGACCTGATCCTGCTTGGGTACGTGGACCTCCTCTTCCATTTCGGGCATGCCGAACTTGAGGACACGAAACTCTCCGAGAAGGTCTACTTCATCGAGGCCCGCTCTGCGGTGGACGTCCTGCCTGTGGTTGAAAAAGCTCTTTTAGAGTTGCGGGGTCAGAGGATCGGGCTGATAAGCACTGTCCAGCATGTCCATAAGCTTCCCGAGGTCTGCAAAGTGCTCGAAGCCCGGGGGAAGACCTGCGTGCTCGAGCGCGGGGATTCCAGGCTTGCCTACCCCGGACAGGTGCTGGGCTGCAATTTTTCGACTGCAAGGGCAGAAGCCTGTGATGAGTACTTATATATAGGAAGTGGGGATTTCCACCCCCTTGGCGTAGCCCTTTCCACAAAAAAGCGCGTTCTTGCTGCAGACCCTTTCTCCGGGGAAGTCCGGGAAGTCGACCCTTCCAGGGTGCTCAGGCAGAGGAGTGCGGTTATCGCCAAATCCCTTGACGCGAAAGTTTTCGGGATAATCGTTTCAAGCAAAAACGGACAGGCAAGAATGGACCTTGCAACTTCCCTTAAAAAGCTTGCAAAAAAGCATGGAAAAGAGGCTCATCTTATCCTGATCGACCTGGTGACGCCCGACCAGATGCTCCAGTTCAAGGTAGGCGCTTTCATAAATACCGCCTGTCCCAGGCTGGCTGTCGATGAGGTCGGACGCTTTCCCGCCCCGATGCTAACTCCCCAGGAGTTTGAGATTGTACTGGGAGTCCGGGAATGGGAAGATCTCGTACTGGATGAAATAACGGAAGAGCCGTTGCAGCTAAAATAG